From Candidatus Korarchaeota archaeon NZ13-K:
GAGTTCAAGTACGATGGCGAGAGGATGCAGATCCACGTTTGGAGGGATGGGAGGGTCAAGATATTCTCCAGGAGGCTGGAGGACATAACGGAACCGTACCCTGATGTCAGGGAGTACGTGTCGAGGGCCGTGAATGGCAGGGAGGTCGTGCTGGACTGCGAGACCGTGGCAGTTAACCCAGATACGGGTGAGATACTCCCGTTCCAGGAGCTGATGCACAGGAGGAGGAAGTACGGCGTTGAGGAGGCCATGAGGACCTACCCCACGGTGACTTACGTGTTCGACGTGCTCTATCTGGATGGCAGGGAGCTGCTGGATGAGAGGCTTGAGGAGAGGAGGAGGATCCTAAGGGAGATACTGAGGGAGAATGAGAGGGCGAAGCTGGTCCAGTACAAGGAGGTGGATGGGGATGTCGAGGAGCTGGAGAGGTTCTTCGAGTATGCCGTCGAGATGGGAACAGAGGGGCTAGTGGTGAAGGATCCTAGGTCGATCTACCAGGCCGGGGTCAGGGGATGGTCTTGGATAAAGCTGAAGAGGAGCTACATAAGCAAGATGATAGAACCGGTTGATCTAGTGGTCGTGGGGGCCTTCTGGGGAAAGGGAAAGAGGGCTGGAACTTACGGAGCCCTTCTGATGGCGGCCTACTGCCCCGAGGAGGATGTATTCAAGACTGTTTGCAAGATGGGATCCGGATTCACGGACGAGGAGCTCGCAAACCTACCGAAGCTGCTGGATGAATACAGGATAGATCACAAGCATCCAAGCGTGGTCTCCAACATAGAGGCGGACGTCTACTTCGTCCCGGTGAAGGTGGCCCAGGTTCTCGGGGATGAGATAACGCTCAGCCCCACGCACACGTGCGGCTGGAACAGGATCAAGCGCAACGCCGGCCTGGCGATAAGGTTCCCGAGGTTCATGGGCTGGAGGGAGGACAAGGGCCCGCAGGACGCGACCACTGAGGAGGAGATAATAGAG
This genomic window contains:
- a CDS encoding ATP-dependent DNA ligase, whose amino-acid sequence is MLFMEVAKAYERIEATTGRLEMIDLLKNLFLSTPPEILDKIVYLTLGSIASPFEGVELGVGEKLFLRALSLATGISQDRLEEEYPKFGDIGKLAEWAVSKKAAQSFFSEDLTVERVFETLSRVARASGEGAQDAKVRLIAGLLSDAKPLEARYIARIVTEKLRLGVRDMTVLDALAEAFLKSRAHRDRLEKKYNIFPDIGKIAKALAEKGMSGLEEITITLGTPVRPMLAQRLRSAEEIMEKMGPRVYAEFKYDGERMQIHVWRDGRVKIFSRRLEDITEPYPDVREYVSRAVNGREVVLDCETVAVNPDTGEILPFQELMHRRRKYGVEEAMRTYPTVTYVFDVLYLDGRELLDERLEERRRILREILRENERAKLVQYKEVDGDVEELERFFEYAVEMGTEGLVVKDPRSIYQAGVRGWSWIKLKRSYISKMIEPVDLVVVGAFWGKGKRAGTYGALLMAAYCPEEDVFKTVCKMGSGFTDEELANLPKLLDEYRIDHKHPSVVSNIEADVYFVPVKVAQVLGDEITLSPTHTCGWNRIKRNAGLAIRFPRFMGWREDKGPQDATTEEEIIEMYREQLKAIEVEETETSSDEER